One window of the Zea mays cultivar B73 chromosome 3, Zm-B73-REFERENCE-NAM-5.0, whole genome shotgun sequence genome contains the following:
- the LOC100282715 gene encoding GDSL esterase/lipase At1g28600 isoform X1 → MHSSASARGGRGLLLPAAAAAVVVLLLGAVAPAAGCYPRVFNFGDSLADTGNYPFVYGNDSAKLRPPYGETFFHRATGRASNGRLVVDFIADTLGLPFVRPYLSGRSAEDFAGGANFAVGGATALSPDFFRARGFHNMGNRVDLDMEMKWFRGLLDLLCPGNLAGCSDMMNQSLFLVGEIGGNDYNGPLLSGVPFEEIRAITPSVVAKISSTISLGAKTLVVPGNLPIGCVPKYLMIFKSNKKEDYDPQTGCLRWMNEFSQYHNKLLVEQLKKLRRLHPGVTIIYADYYGAAMEIFLSPERYGIEYPLVACCGAEGPYGVSPTTSCGLGEYKLCDNPERYGSWDGLHPTESAYKVIAMGLLLGSYTRPPIASTTTSCPQLMELGSSAEYKRLYDL, encoded by the exons ATGCATTCCTCAGCCTCCGCGAGAGGAGGACGAGGGCTCCTCTTGCCGGCGGCTGCGGCGGCGGTTGTGGTGCTACTGTTGGGTGCAGTGGCGCCAGCGGCGGGTTGCTATCCGCGCGTGTTCAACTTCGGGGACTCTCTGGCGGACACGGGCAACTACCCGTTCGTCTATGGCAACGACTCAGCCAAGCTCCGGCCACCCTACGGCGAGACCTTCTTCCACCGCGCCACCGGGCGCGCCTCCAACGGGCGCCTCGTGGTCGACTTCATCG CGGACACGCTCGGCCTCCCGTTCGTGCGACCGTATCTGAGCGGACGGAGCGCGGAGGACTTCGCGGGCGGGGCCAACTTCGCCGTGGGCGGCGCCACGGCGCTCAGCCCGGACTTCTTCCGTGCAAGGGGGTTCCACAACATGGGAAACCGAGTGGACCTCGACATGGAGATGAAGTGGTTCCGCGGCCTGCTCGACCTACTCTGCCCCGGCAACCTCGCCG GTTGCTCGGATATGATGAACCAATCTCTCTTCTTAGTTGGAGAAATCGGGGGCAATGACTACAACGGACCTCTTCTTTCTGGAGTTCCCTTCGAGGAAATTCGCGCCATCACTCCGAGTGTTGTTGCGAAAATTTCTTCTACAATCAGC CTAGGAGCCAAGACTCTTGTGGTTCCAGGAAACCTTCCTATTGGATGTGTCCCAAAATATCTGATGATATTCAAGAGCAATAAGAAAGAGGATTATGATCCACAGACAGGTTGTCTTAGATGGATGAACGAGTTCTCACAGTACCACAACAAGCTTCTTGTGGAGCAGCTCAAGAAGCTTCGCAGGCTCCATCCTGGAGTAACCATCATCTATGCTGATTACTATGGAGCTGCTATGGAAATATTCCTTTCCCCTGAACGATATG GGATCGAATATCCCCTAGTGGCTTGCTGTGGTGCAGAAGGACCCTACGGTGTGTCCCCAACTACAAGCTGTGGATTGGGAGAATATAAGCTGTGCGATAATCCAGAAAGGTATGGATCATGGGATGGCCTCCATCCAACAGAATCTGCATACAAGGTCATCGCTATGGGCCTGCTACTAGGTTCCTATACAAGACCGCCAATCGCTTCCACCACCACTTCATGTCCACAGCTTATGGAGCTCGGCTCTTCTGCTGAATACAAACGCCTCTACGACCTGTAA
- the LOC100282715 gene encoding GDSL esterase/lipase At1g28600 precursor: MHSSASARGGRGLLLPAAAAAVVVLLLGAVAPAAGCYPRVFNFGDSLADTGNYPFVYGNDSAKLRPPYGETFFHRATGRASNGRLVVDFIADTLGLPFVRPYLSGRSAEDFAGGANFAVGGATALSPDFFRARGFHNMGNRVDLDMEMKWFRGLLDLLCPGNLAGCSDMMNQSLFLVGEIGGNDYNGPLLSGVPFEEIRAITPSVVAKISSTISELIQLGAKTLVVPGNLPIGCVPKYLMIFKSNKKEDYDPQTGCLRWMNEFSQYHNKLLVEQLKKLRRLHPGVTIIYADYYGAAMEIFLSPERYGIEYPLVACCGAEGPYGVSPTTSCGLGEYKLCDNPERYGSWDGLHPTESAYKVIAMGLLLGSYTRPPIASTTTSCPQLMELGSSAEYKRLYDL; this comes from the exons ATGCATTCCTCAGCCTCCGCGAGAGGAGGACGAGGGCTCCTCTTGCCGGCGGCTGCGGCGGCGGTTGTGGTGCTACTGTTGGGTGCAGTGGCGCCAGCGGCGGGTTGCTATCCGCGCGTGTTCAACTTCGGGGACTCTCTGGCGGACACGGGCAACTACCCGTTCGTCTATGGCAACGACTCAGCCAAGCTCCGGCCACCCTACGGCGAGACCTTCTTCCACCGCGCCACCGGGCGCGCCTCCAACGGGCGCCTCGTGGTCGACTTCATCG CGGACACGCTCGGCCTCCCGTTCGTGCGACCGTATCTGAGCGGACGGAGCGCGGAGGACTTCGCGGGCGGGGCCAACTTCGCCGTGGGCGGCGCCACGGCGCTCAGCCCGGACTTCTTCCGTGCAAGGGGGTTCCACAACATGGGAAACCGAGTGGACCTCGACATGGAGATGAAGTGGTTCCGCGGCCTGCTCGACCTACTCTGCCCCGGCAACCTCGCCG GTTGCTCGGATATGATGAACCAATCTCTCTTCTTAGTTGGAGAAATCGGGGGCAATGACTACAACGGACCTCTTCTTTCTGGAGTTCCCTTCGAGGAAATTCGCGCCATCACTCCGAGTGTTGTTGCGAAAATTTCTTCTACAATCAGC GAATTGATTCAGCTAGGAGCCAAGACTCTTGTGGTTCCAGGAAACCTTCCTATTGGATGTGTCCCAAAATATCTGATGATATTCAAGAGCAATAAGAAAGAGGATTATGATCCACAGACAGGTTGTCTTAGATGGATGAACGAGTTCTCACAGTACCACAACAAGCTTCTTGTGGAGCAGCTCAAGAAGCTTCGCAGGCTCCATCCTGGAGTAACCATCATCTATGCTGATTACTATGGAGCTGCTATGGAAATATTCCTTTCCCCTGAACGATATG GGATCGAATATCCCCTAGTGGCTTGCTGTGGTGCAGAAGGACCCTACGGTGTGTCCCCAACTACAAGCTGTGGATTGGGAGAATATAAGCTGTGCGATAATCCAGAAAGGTATGGATCATGGGATGGCCTCCATCCAACAGAATCTGCATACAAGGTCATCGCTATGGGCCTGCTACTAGGTTCCTATACAAGACCGCCAATCGCTTCCACCACCACTTCATGTCCACAGCTTATGGAGCTCGGCTCTTCTGCTGAATACAAACGCCTCTACGACCTGTAA